A stretch of DNA from Nonlabens ponticola:
TATTGTGTTTTCAATTCATTGCGTACCTCTTCCAGAATCTCGGTTTGAATGACGTCACGTTTACTACTGTACAATTGCTCAGGTGTATATCGACCTACTACACTACGAGCAGCTGCACTAATCGCAGGCGCCAGTATTTCTGACTCGTAATTACGACCTTTTTCCTGGTGCAGGTAAGGCAACTTATCATATTGAGGTTGATACCATACCGTACCATCAACTGATACTTCAAGACCATTTACTGATAGCACGCGCATCTTATCGCTTATTGATAATTGACGTACTGGATAGATGATCATATCATTCCACGGTGCGATGATGTGAAAACCTTCACCATAGGTATTTTCTGTATCAACACCTTCACTGAATGGTCTAAATAGTACACCAGCCTGACCTGCCTCGATCACGACACTACTCTTAAAAATGATAATTAATAAAATAACTGCACCTATGAGTGTAAAAACAAGTGCTTTAGGTAATCTTTCCATATTTGGGTTTTAAATAAGTCCGTTATATTTTCTTAGAATCCACTCTAAAGCTAGTAAGATAAGGATAAAGATCAAGAGAACACGCCAATCTATCAATGATTCAAAGCTGGTTTGCTCGCGTTGAATGGTAGATAATAAACTGTCATTTTTTAAAGTACTTTTTAACTCACTTATTTGATCCGGTGTGAATACTATACCGTTAGTAGCAATTGAACGCAAGTCCTTATAGTTAGCACTCACAAATTGACTCTCAATATCAAATTCCAACACTTTAAAAGAACCAGATTTGCGCAGATTGCTTGATTGCACAGAAGTTGTAAAATTATACGATCCTGGCGCGAGTCCAGATAAATCAACCGTATAGTCGATACCTCTAGAAATAAACGGTCGCTGTGATCGCTCACCCGTTTCCTTGTTCTCAATATACAAGTCAAGAACAGCGTCATCTCGCTCCTCAAAATTTTCATCAAGGTATGTCGCCATCAATAGTATACGATCATTTTCATAGTAGAACCGCTCATAATCCACCTCTAACCTATCGCGTTTATCGTCGCTGGATAAAAACTGGATCTGTGAACTTACTAGATCATCAAATTCCTGAAAATTTGCATCGCGCAAGTAAGCCTCGCTGCGCCAGCGCCATAACCCAGAGCCCATAGTTACTGCATGTTTGGAATCTACCTCATTGTAAGTGAACCACAATGGCTGTTGGGTTTCTACGGCACCTATCTTTTTATAAAATAGAACGTCAATATTTCCAAAGGCACTAACCTCGCCAAAAGGAACCTGCAATGGTGGGAAATCCGCAAGATCAAAACGTTCCAAATTAAAACTTTGGTAGTTTTGATTCATCACCGGTTGCACCTCGTCTTTTTGTGCATAAACCTCGGCAGTGAAAATTTCTTGTGATCGATTCAAGTACCTTAGATCAGGTTTTGGACCGACGATAGTCCAGGTATTTTTGTTGAGATTTTTGATGGCTGTTTCAGCTTTCGCGAAAGCGGAACCAACACCATACTTCACAACTAGATCATATTCGGAAATTACAAATGGCTCATCTACAGTTTTGATCGTGGCACGGCGAAATTTATTGGACTCAATAGATTTTTTTAGCGCTGCCAAATCAGGATGCAAATATTCCGCTAGAATCAAAATTTGTGATTGTTGATCGATGACTTCAACAGCAAAATTGCGATTGTTGTTTGCTGTATTCTTCTCTTGAGAAATAGTGCTGATGCTGGCCGTGTAGGATTGCACACCTATATCAGTACTCTTAAGTAGAATACTTTGCACCGACGCCCTATTATTGCTGTCGAAACTAACAGGAATACTCTTGAGTCGTTTGCCGTCTTGATTAATAGTAAGGCTTATATTTACAGGTATTTCTCCTGAATATGAAACAAGGATTTCTACAGGAAACTCGTTATCTAAATAGGAGAATTTATTGACATTAATTTGAGTAATCTTGATGTCTGCGTAGCTTGTGGTGTCGCCATAAACTACTGAATACAGGTGCGTATTCTTATCTAGAACGGTGTATTTATAACTACTACCTATGGTTTGATTACCATCTGTCATCATGACGATGGCTTTATTGCGACTTGCATTAAGACGCTGGACTTTTGTAATTGCATTATCCAGATCCGTTTGATCCTGATTAAAGGATAGACTATCGGCTAGTGTGATGTCATCACCCATCTTATAAAGAGATACGTCATAATCATCTAGCCATTCTTGATCGTTCATTAATACCTGCAAATCCTGATCAATTAGTGCACTAGCTCCCAACTTTTCTATCGATCTAGAATCATCTACTACGATAGCCATTTGCGGCTTGACGTCAGTGTAGGTTGTTGATTCAAACTGTGGTGCAAGCAATAATAATAGAATAGAAAAAACCGTGATTGCTCTTAAAACAGCAAACCACGGTTGTTTTTTCTTATTAGATTTTACTAAAAAACCATACTGGAACAATGCAATAAGAACAGCAACTATGGCTGCTAGAATGATCCAGATGTAAGTCATATAGAGATTGAATTAGGTAAGCATACCACCATCAACATGTAACGTTTGACCTGTTACATAAGTACTCAAGTCACTTGCAAGAAAGGCACAAGCATTAGCTACATCTTCAGGACTACCGCCACGTTTCAGTGGTATAGCATCTCTCCAACTTTGAACTGTCTCATCGTTAAGAGCACCTGTCATCTCTGTTTCAATAAATCCTGGTGCGATTGAGTTACAACGTATGTTTCGAGATCCTAGTTCTAATGCAACAGACTTAGTAAAACCAATAATTCCAGCCTTACTTGCGGCATAATTTGTTTGCCCTGCATTTCCCTTAACACCAACGATGCTACTCATATTTATGATGCTACCACTGCGTTGTTTGAGCATGGTGCGTTGCACAGCCTTTGTCATATTGAAGACTGACTTTAAGTTCACTTCAATTACCTTGTCAAAGTCCTCTTCACTTATTCTCATAAGCAAGTTATCCTTTGTAATACCAGCATTATTAATGAGCACATCGATGCTATCAAAATCCTTAGTCACTTGAGCGATTAAATCTTGAGACTCTTGAAAACTTGACGCATCACTCTTGTAACAGTGAGCCTTGACGCCCATATCTTGGAGCTCTTTTTCAAGTTCCTTGGCTGGCTGTTCAGAACTGCTGTAGGTAAATGCAACATTTGCTCCATGTTGCGCAAAGACTTGTGCTATTCCTTTACCTATACCACGACTTGCGCCTGTTATAATGACATTCTTACCTTCTAGTAGCTTCATTTAGCAACGATTTTATCAATGAAATTTTGTTGTAATAATCCTTCTCTTTCAAACCATTCTCTAAGCCCCATGTACTTAGTTCTAGAACCCTTAATGGCATAAGTATCAATCTTACCTTGTTTTGATCTTAAGACAAAAGCTGCTGCAATTATCTTTTTGCGCACTTTATCAAAGTGTGTAGGATCTATGTTCTTTATGGCGATAGCGTGACTAGCCATATCATCATAGGACAGCGGCGTTTGAGTAGATTTGAGTCGGCTTAATATAAATTTTCCCCAAATAGACTTGCGACCAGGCTTTTTCTTGTACTTGCGCTTAGGTTCTGCCTTGGTCTTTGGTCGTTGTCCGCGATCGTTTTGCGGTGATACTTCTGGAATATCCACAACAAAATTATCAGTAATTCCACTGTCAACTTCAGATAGTTGATCTAATACCGATTTGAGTTCTGAGAGCTTCTTCAAAGTCTCAGAGTACTCTTGCTGGTAATGTAGCTTCATCTTTATAGCGATTTCCTCGCTTATTTTGATATCGGACATTTTGGGGGAAATTTAAATTAAACTTCAATAAGGTCTATCCTAATACTTCGGCGACCTTTTTACCTATTTCTGCTGGAGAATCAACAACATGAATTCCTGATTCTCTCATGATTTTCTTTTTTGCTTGAGCTGTATCCTCAGATCCACCGACTATGGCACCTGCATGACCCATAGTACGTCCAGCTGGTGCAGTTTCACCTGCGATAAATCCTATGACCGGCTTTTTGTTACCTGTTTCTTTGATCCATTTTGCCGCATCAGCTTCTAATTGACCACCTATTTCACCTATCATGACGATAGCCTCGGTTTCTGGATCATTCATGAATAATTCAACAGCTTCTTTGGTTGTGGTCCCGATGATTGGGTCACCACCTATGCCTATTGCTGTAGAGATTCCATAACCTTCTTTCACTACTTGATCAGAAGCTTCATAAGTAAGTGTACCAGATTTTGAAACGATACCAACCTTACCTTTTTTAAATACGAAGCCTGGCATGATACCGACTTTCGCTTCTTCTGGAGTGATAACACCTGGACAGTTAGGTCCAACAAGACGACAATCTTTATCCTTGATGTAATCAGCAGCTTTTACCATATCTGCAACTGGGATACCTTCAGTAATTGCAATGATGACTTTAATACCAGCGTCAGCAGCTTCCATGATGGCATCTGCAGCAAATGCCGGTGGCACAAAAATGATTGTTACATCAGCACCTTCTTTCTCTACTGCTTCCTGCACGGTATTAAAAACTGGCTTGTCAAGGTGTGTTTGGCCACCTTTACCTGGTGTCACACCACCTACTACATTGGTACCATACTCGATCATTTGACCAGCATGAAAAGTACCTTCACTACCTGTAAAGCCTTGAACAATAATTTTTGAATTCTTGTTTACTAAAACACTCATTTATATCTATTTAGATTTGATAATTTATTTTAAATGGCTGGATGACTTGTCTGATGACATTCTATCAACTGTCCATCCTGCACTTTCCATATACTGATAAAGTACCCGATAGGCACCTCTTCATTTGGATTTTCTATTGTCTTGACGTAAAGCGTGTATCGAGCAACAACTTCATCTTTCTCACTCAACATATGGGATACATCATATCGCAAGCTCTCATAGGATTGTGCGGCAGATTCTATAAGTTCCCAATAGCTGGATTGATCATACACATTATACCCTGTACTGGAATGCCAATAAACCTGCAAATCAGGATGTATAAATTGCTCATAAGTTGATTTATCGCTAAATGCGCTAGAATCAAAAAAAGAATTTAATAATTTTTTAGCCGCTGCTGACATTCCTTATTTTATTTCAAATATAACGTGCAAACCTTGTTGTACCGCACACTTTACAAGTACTTTAGGCTTCCTTTTCCTTAGTTTGTAATTCTTTTAATTGAGCCATCATTTCTGGTATTTTCTTGATGGATGCTATTTCCTTGTATTTGGATCTAAAATCATCTGCTGGTATACCAAAGTATCTCTTATTTGCCTCCAATGACTTGCTAACACCTGCCTTAGCCGATATCACTGCCTTACTGCCGATAGTAATACCGCTGGTGATTCCTACTTGACCCCAAATAGTTACTTCATCTTGTACCACAACACAGCCAGCAATACCTACCTGACTAGCGATGAGCACGTGTTTACCAATAATGGTATCATGACCTATCTGGACTTGATTATCCAGCTTTGAACCATATTCTATGGTAGTATCGCCAGTGACGCCGCGATCGATGGTACACAGCGCACCTATCTCAACATTGTCTTCAATAACAACACGACCACCACTCAATAATTTGTCGTATCCATCTGGCCTGCGCTTATAGTAAAAAGCGTCTGCACCTAGGACTGTTCCCGAATGAATAATCACATTATTGCCAATGACGCTTCCGTTATTGATGGAAACATTGCTGTGAATCACACAATTATCGCCAATCACGACGTCATTTGCAATGAAGACATTAGGTTGTACCACAGTATTTTGTCCTATGGTGTATTTGGGTTGTTCCGCTTTCGCGAAAGCTGAAAAAGGATTAAAGTATTGTGTTAAACGATTGAAATCCCTAAACGGGTCATCGCTTATTAACAAGGCTTTTCCAGAAGGACACTCTACCTGTTTATTGATCAAAATCACTGTCGCAGCACTTTCTAGGGCCTTATCGTAATATTTAGGATGATCAACAAATACGATGTCTCCAGGCGTTACCACGTGAATCTCGTTCATGCCTTTTACAGGAAATGATTCATCGCCTACATAAGTGCAGTCGATGATTTGAGCGATTTGCGCTAGTGTATGAGTTATCTTGAATTTCAAACTACTGCTTCATGCGCTCCTGGTAGGAACCCTTTTCTGTGTCAATGCGTATAATATCACCTTCATTAATAAACAGTGGTACATTGACGGTCGCACCAGTCTCTACCGTGGCTGGTTTTGTCGCGTTGGTTGCGGTATTTCCCTTAACTCCTGGCTCAGTCGCAGTGACTTCAAGCACCACATACTGTGGCATATCTACTGACAAAGGCGAATTATCTTCGGTATTTATCTGGATGGTCACATTCTCACCTTCTTTCAATAAATCAGGTGTGTCCAATGAGCTTTCTAGCAATCTTATTTGTGTGTAATCTTCATTATTCATGAAGTGATAGAACTCACCATCATTGTATAAATATTGAAACTTGTGCGTCTCTACACGTATGTCTTCAATCTTGTGACCAGCCGAAAATGTATTGTCGATGACCTTACCAGTGGTTACACTTTTTAATTTGGTTCTTACAAATGCTGGACCTTTACCAGGCTTAACGTGTAAAAATTCAATGATTTTATAAATATCGTTGTTGTACCTGATGCACAATCCTTTTCTAATGTCGCTAGTTGATGCCATATGTTAGTTACTTCCTAGGTATCCTCTCATGATACCTCGTTTTGAGTTTTTAATAAATTCTAATATTTCGTCACGCTCAGTGGTGGCGCTCATCTCTGCCTCGATGATTTCGACGGCCTGTGAGACGTTATAGTTCTTTTGATATAGGATTCTGAAGATATCCTGTATCTCACGTATTTTTTCTAATTGAAATCCACGACGTCTCAACCCTACCGAATTAATACCTACATAACTTAACGGTTCGCGACCAGCCTTAACATACGGTGGTACATCTTTTCTCACAAGTGAGCCACCAGTCACGAAAGAGTGACTACCTACTTGACAGAATTGCTGTACGGCAGCCATACCTGCCAAAACCACGTGATCACCAACGGTGATGTGGCCAGCTAGTGTACTATTGTTTGAAAAAATACAGTGATCACCAACGATACAATCATGGGCAATATGACAGTAAGCCATAATCCAGCAATTGTTACCGATGACGGTCTTACCGCGATCGCTCGTACCACGATTGATGGTAACACATTCTCTTATGGTTGTGTTATCTCCTATAATAGTTACCGTATCCTCATCTTCAAACTTCTTGTCTTGTGGGATGGCACTGATTACAGCGCCTGGAAAAATGCTCACATTTTTACCTATGCGAGCACCTTCCATGATGGTTACATTGGATCCAATCCACGTGCCATCGCCAATTACAACATCATTATGAATGGTTGTAAAGGGTTCAATGACCACATTTTTGGCAATTTTGGCTCCTGGATGGACGTATGCTAGTGGTTGATTCATTATTTGACTTTTGAAATTTGTGCCATGAGTTCTGCCTCTGCACATAAAACTCCGTTTGCGTACGCGTACGCTTGCATGTGGGCAATTCCTCTTCTTATAGGTGTTATTAATTCCGCCTTAAAGATGAGTGTATCGCCTGGAGATACCATGCGTTTAAATTTGACGTTGTCCATTTTCATGAAAAAGGTCAAATAGTTTTCGGGATCTGGTACGGTGCTTAAAACTAGAATACCACCATTTTGCGCCATTGCCTCAACAATAAGCACTCCTGGCATCACGGGTTTGCCAGGAAAATGACCTACAAAGAACGGCTCGTTCATTGTGACATTCTTAAGACCGATCACCTCAGTATCTGTAAGCTTAAATATTTTATCAACTAATAAGAATGGTGGTCTATGCGGCAACACTTCCATGATCTTCACAGTATCCATAAGTGGCTCTGCATGTATATCAACTACGGGAACGTTGTCTCGTATTTCTTTCTTAATGATTTTAGAAAGCTTTTTGGCAAACTGTGTATTGACATAATGGCCTGGCTTAGTCGCGATGACTTTACCTCTTATGCGATAGCCGACTAATGCTAGATCTCCTATAACATCCAGCAGCTTGTGTCTCGCTGCCTCATTAGGATGATGCAATGTCAGGTTGTCAAGAATACCATTAGGCTTGATGGAAATATTCTCTTTGTTAAAGGCCTTTTTGAGACTGTTCATTGTCTTTTCAGAAAGCTCTTTGTCTACATATACAATGGCATTGTTGAGATCGCCACCTTGAATCAATCCATGATCAAGCAACATTTCAATCTCATGTAAAAAACTAAATGTTCTTGAACTAGAGATCTCTTTCTTAAAATCAGAAAGTTTATTAAGCGTAGCGTTTTGAGTACCAAGGACTTTAGTACCAAAGTCCACCATAGTGGTGACCTGATAATTATCGGCAGGCATCAGTATTATCTCACTACCCGTTTCTTCATCCTTGTAAGAGATAATGTCCTTTACCACAAACTCCTTACGCACCTTATCTAATTCTTTCTTACCAGCTTTTTCAAGAGCTTCTACAAAGAATTTTGAGGATCCATCCATTATCGGTGGCTCGCTACTGTTTATTTCTATTAGACAGTTGTCTATTTCCATTCCTACCAATGCCGCAAGAACGTGCTCACAGGTATTGATTTGAACCCCATTTTTATCTAACGTAGTTCCTCGCTTAGTATCAGTCACATAACTAGCTGAAGCTTCAATCACTGGTTGCCCTTCAAGATCTGATCTCTGGAAAGCATATCCGTGATCTGCTGGTGCTGGTTTGAAGTTGAGAGTTACCGATTTGCCGGTATGCAAGCCAACACCTGTTAGCTCTACCTCTTTTTCAATAGTGGTTTGCTTAAATTCTGTTGCCGTCATTTATGCGTTTATATTTTTCTCGACTGCGCGCAGTCGTTGTTCTATAGTTGGTAAATTTTTAAAATTGACATAGGATCTATTCCATGAACCGTAGTCAAAAGCTGGTGAGCCTTGAATGTTGGAATTATCTTTAATATTCTTTCCAATACCACTTTGAGCCTGGACACCTACATTATCACCTATGGTAATATGACCGGCAATACCTACTTGACCACCTATACGGCAGTTTTTCCCAATTTTAGCAGATCCTGCGATCCCAGTTTGGGAAGCGATGACGGTATTTTCTCCTATTTCAACATTGTGAGCTACCTGTATCTGGTTATCTAGCTTCACTCCTTTTCTAATAATGGTACTGCCTAAAGTGGCTCTATCAATAGTGGTTAACGCACCTATATCAACAAAATCCTCTAAAATAACATTACCTGTTTGTGGCACTTTGGAATAGCTACCATCTTCATTAGGTGAAAAACCAAAACCGTCGGCACCAATAACGCATCCAGAATTGATGACTACGCTGTTTCCTATGATGGTATCAGACATGATTTTTGCACCAGAATAAATCACACAATTATCTCCGATAGTGACATTCTCTGCAATATGAACGTTGGGAAATATCTTAACTCCATTACCGATTTTCACATTCTCAGATATATAACTAAACGCTCCTAGATAAATATCCTGCGCAACCGTTACTGATTCATGGACAAAGCTAGGCTGCTCGATGCCAGATTTATTAAGCTTGGCAGCTTGATAGTACTCTAATAAAGTGGAAAATGCCTTGTATGAATCCTTGACTTTTATCAGGGCACAAGAAATCTCTTGTTCTGGCACAAAAGTATCATTGACAATAACAGCTGTTGCCTGAGTGGTATAAATGTATGAGGTGTATTTGGGATTTGATAGAAAGCTCAAACTACCATGAGTTCCTTCTTCTATCTTAGAAAGTTTATCCACTTGTTTTTGTGGATCACCGACAACGGTTCCTTCTAGAATTCCAGCAATCTGTTCAAGACTAAATTTCATTGAAACAAAAGTAAGGATTTAAATCAATCTTGATTTTTGGGATAGCAATAGTAATGTTTTGAAACACTTTGTCCCAATGCTTTAAAGCTAGGTTCTTTACTAGCCCTTAAAAACTCTTTGATCTTTCCTGTTTTGGTAAGGATTTTTATGGGTTTCGCTTTCGCGTAAGCGGTATTATCAACCACACCGCTAAACACAAAATAAGCAGCCTCGTGAGTACTGAAGTTGTACGCCGTCATTAATTTCTCAATCTTACTATTGATTTTTTTATTCGAAATCTCAGTTTTTGAAAACTTGATTTTAAGCAATTGTCGATTCAATATCATGGTGCACAATTCACGCAGGACATGATCATCATTTTGCATATTAGCTTTGAGCAAGTGGATGATATCGCTGTCGTCAATTAAAGCAAATTGCTTTAAACTAAATTCCTGATGTCCAAAAAACGGTTTGAGCGTCATAGGAATATGAACTTCGTGCTCTAGCTGCACCAGTTCGTGCACTCGTTTGATGACTGACTGCAGTAAATGTTCTGCTCCTATTCCCGTTTTATGTAAATAGACTTGCCAGTACATCAAACGACGGCCTGACAGGAAGTTCTCAACGCTATACAGGGCTTTTTCCTCTACCACTAGTTGGTCATCAACAACGTTGAGCATACTGATGAGTCGCTGGCTGTTGATATTACCTTCTGCAACACCTGTATAAAAACTATCTCGCTTTAAGTAATCTAATCGATCAATATCCAGCTGGCTTGAAATGAGCTCCAGCATGAACGGTCGATGATACTCACCTTTAAATATTTGAATTGCTAGGGTTAAACTCCCGTTAAAAAGGTCGTTCAACTCTTCCATATATAGGAGCGATATTTCCTCGTGGCTTTTGCTTGAAACCAGCAGATTTTCCAGCGCATGGCTAAATGGCCCGTGACCTATATCGTGTAATAAAATAGCCTTATACAATGCGTCCTCTTCACTTGCAGATATTTCAACCGCCTTGCTTCTAAGTACTTGAACCGCTTTTTGCATTAAGTGTAAACAGCCTAGAGCATGATGAAATCGTGTATGGTGTGCTCCAGGATACACCAGATAACTCAAGCCCATTTGAGTGATGCGACGCAACCGCTGGAAGTATGGATGCTCGATCAATCTATAGATCTCATCGCTTGGGATTGAAATAAACCCGTAGATGGGATCGTTTAATATTTTAAGTTTGTTGGGCTGTTTCAAACGCTACAGTTTTAATCAAAGATACTATATGGCTGCAATCAAAATATTATGGGTAGATGATGAAGTTGATCTACTCAAACCGCACATCATTTTTTTAGAATCCAAGGGTTATTCCATCGACACCAGAATCTCAGGAAGTGAGGCTCTTGAGGCGATTGATGAAGAGTTATACGACATAGTTCTTCTGGATGAAAATATGCCAGGTATCACTGGTCTTGAAACTTTGCATGAAATCAAGGAAAAACAAGCTAATCTTCCAGTCATCATGATTACCAAAAGTGAGGAAGAATACATCATGGAAGAAGCCATAGGTTCAAAGATTGCCGATTATCTGATTAAACCGGTGAACCCTAATCAAATTTTGCTTTCTCTCAAAAAGAATCTGGATCATTCAAGACTAGTGAATGCAAAGACCACTAGTGATTACCAGCGAGAATTCCGTAAGATAGCAATGGATTTGTCGATGATCAATAGTTATGATGAATGGGTGCAGCTGTATCAAAAGTTGCTCTTTTGGGAACTTGAACTAGAAGATATTGACGACACAGGAATGTTTGAAATATTGACGGCTCAAAAAACAGAGGCCAATCAACAATTCTGCAAATTTATTGATCGCAATTATTCCGGCTGGTTTGACGATGAAGAAGACGCGCCTACCTTGAGTCATACTTTATTTAAACAAAGGGTTGCACCACATCTTAAAGAGAAACAACCTGTGTTACTAGTCGTTATTGATAATTTAAGGTATGATCAATTCAAGGCGTTTGAAAATATCATCAATAATCATTACAAGAAAGTTGAAGAGGATCCATACTGTTCTATTTTACCTACGGCAACACAGTATGCGCGCAATGCCATATTCTCTGGACTCATGCCGGCAGATATGGAAAAAAGACATCCTAATTTGTGGCTCAACGATACCGATGAAGGTGGTAAGAATATGCACGAGAACGAGTTCCTAGAAGCGCAGCTCAAACGATTAGGGTTAAACATCAACCATCAATATCATAAGATTACCAATGAGAGCAGTGGCCGCAAGCTAGCGGAGAATTTCAAAACTCAAAAGGATAATGATCTCACGGTGATCGTTTATAATTTTGTGGATATGTTATCACATTCTAAAACCGAGATGGAAGTCATCAAGGATCTTGCAAGCACTGATAAATCCTATAGGTCTCTTACCGTTAGTTGGTTCAAGAACTCGCCATTGTTAGAAATGATACAGCGCGGTCAAGAAATGGGCATGAAACTCATACTTACAACCGATCACGGTACGATCAACGTATCGCAACCTAGTAAGGTGGTTGGCGACAAGAACACAAGTTTGAATCTGCGTTATAAGACCGGTCGCAGCTTGAGTTATGAAGACAAAGACGTGGTTGCCGCAACAGACCCGGCAACTATTAAGCTACCTAAGATCAATATGAGCAGTAGCTTCATATTTGCCAAGGGTGATCTATTCTTTGCCTATCCCAACAACTATAACCATTATGTAAGCTATTATCGCAATACTTATCAACATGGTGGTGTCTCGTTAGAAGAAATGCTTATTCCCTACGCGGTTTTTACTCCTAGATAATGGAATATACTCTCGATCAGATTGATGAGGCAGCGCAGTATGTTCTTGCTTGCGCGAAAGCTGACACATTATTATTTCCAGCAGAAATGGGAACAGGTAAGACAACACTTATCAAGGCTATTTGCAAGCTGGCTGGTGTGCAAGACGAAATCACCTCACCTACGTTTAGTCTTGTGAATGAGTATCAAGCCTCGCGTAACAAAATTTTCCACTTTGATTTGTACAGAATCAAGTCACTCGATGAACTACACGATATAGGAGTTGAAGATTATTTGGACAGTGCTCATTTAAAACTCGTTGAGTGGCCAGAGGTTTTGATGCCGCTTCTTACTCGTTATCAGTTAATCGATATGCAAATTATTGATAAAAACAAAAGAGCTGTTCGAGTAAGTGATGTCGTTAATCGATAAAAAGTTTTATCTTTAAGCAACGTTTTATGTTAGTATTAAGAGATATTGAGTCTTTTAACTAGTAATACTGTTTTTTACCCATGGTTTTAACATAACGGTAAAAAAAAGAGGTTGTGCGATTAGGTTTGTCTCAACAAATAACTTAAACCTCAATATCATGACTAAGAAATCACTCAAAGCTTTTGCATTTTTATCTCTATTTGCAGTATCTTTAGCTGCAACAGCAACAACTTTCTCACCTGAAGACACAGCTAAAAAAGACATCGAAAAAGCGAGGATCAAGTTACCTAGTCGCGGGTAGTTTTGTGGCAGTAATACTAGCCATAACTCCATACTTTTTTTATTTATATGAAATTGTTCCCGATCAGAAGATTTGGAACAATTTTTTATTTGAATACGAGTCAGGTTGGTATGAATCTGCAACCCTGTCGATGTGGACGATCATGGGTAAGTTTATTCCATTCTACTTGATGGTTCTTTGGTTCTTAACTTGTAAACACTGGTGGTATCACTGCATTATTATTCCAATGGCAATGTTTGCATTTCAAATGTATAGTGCCATCAATGACGATCTAGAGTTTATGGATCAATCTGATGAACTAGCTTTTCTGGTTCCCGTAGTTATTGCCGCACTATCCATGAGTTATCTGGCGCGTACTGTCGTATTTGACAAAGTTCACGGTATTGATATTTCAGAAATTGAACAAGGAATAAAGAAACCTAGTGATAGATTCTTTAAATAAAAAAGAACCCAAACAAGCTTTCTCCCATGGGCTCTATTCAAACACCTTTTACTAAGGATCAACTCATACCGCAAGAAGAGCGGTTAGAAATACA
This window harbors:
- the fabG gene encoding 3-oxoacyl-[acyl-carrier-protein] reductase, whose product is MKLLEGKNVIITGASRGIGKGIAQVFAQHGANVAFTYSSSEQPAKELEKELQDMGVKAHCYKSDASSFQESQDLIAQVTKDFDSIDVLINNAGITKDNLLMRISEEDFDKVIEVNLKSVFNMTKAVQRTMLKQRSGSIINMSSIVGVKGNAGQTNYAASKAGIIGFTKSVALELGSRNIRCNSIAPGFIETEMTGALNDETVQSWRDAIPLKRGGSPEDVANACAFLASDLSTYVTGQTLHVDGGMLT
- a CDS encoding prohibitin family protein, producing the protein MERLPKALVFTLIGAVILLIIIFKSSVVIEAGQAGVLFRPFSEGVDTENTYGEGFHIIAPWNDMIIYPVRQLSISDKMRVLSVNGLEVSVDGTVWYQPQYDKLPYLHQEKGRNYESEILAPAISAAARSVVGRYTPEQLYSSKRDVIQTEILEEVRNELKTQYVQVNRVLVEDVTLPTKIKEAIERKLRQEQEALEYEFRLAKATKEAERQKIDAEGKAVANKILSASLTDKILTEKGIEATLRLAESPNSKVVVVGGSESGGLPIILGNQ
- the sucD gene encoding succinate--CoA ligase subunit alpha, whose protein sequence is MSVLVNKNSKIIVQGFTGSEGTFHAGQMIEYGTNVVGGVTPGKGGQTHLDKPVFNTVQEAVEKEGADVTIIFVPPAFAADAIMEAADAGIKVIIAITEGIPVADMVKAADYIKDKDCRLVGPNCPGVITPEEAKVGIMPGFVFKKGKVGIVSKSGTLTYEASDQVVKEGYGISTAIGIGGDPIIGTTTKEAVELFMNDPETEAIVMIGEIGGQLEADAAKWIKETGNKKPVIGFIAGETAPAGRTMGHAGAIVGGSEDTAQAKKKIMRESGIHVVDSPAEIGKKVAEVLG
- the efp gene encoding elongation factor P, whose amino-acid sequence is MASTSDIRKGLCIRYNNDIYKIIEFLHVKPGKGPAFVRTKLKSVTTGKVIDNTFSAGHKIEDIRVETHKFQYLYNDGEFYHFMNNEDYTQIRLLESSLDTPDLLKEGENVTIQINTEDNSPLSVDMPQYVVLEVTATEPGVKGNTATNATKPATVETGATVNVPLFINEGDIIRIDTEKGSYQERMKQ
- a CDS encoding UDP-3-O-(3-hydroxymyristoyl)glucosamine N-acyltransferase, with the translated sequence MKFKITHTLAQIAQIIDCTYVGDESFPVKGMNEIHVVTPGDIVFVDHPKYYDKALESAATVILINKQVECPSGKALLISDDPFRDFNRLTQYFNPFSAFAKAEQPKYTIGQNTVVQPNVFIANDVVIGDNCVIHSNVSINNGSVIGNNVIIHSGTVLGADAFYYKRRPDGYDKLLSGGRVVIEDNVEIGALCTIDRGVTGDTTIEYGSKLDNQVQIGHDTIIGKHVLIASQVGIAGCVVVQDEVTIWGQVGITSGITIGSKAVISAKAGVSKSLEANKRYFGIPADDFRSKYKEIASIKKIPEMMAQLKELQTKEKEA
- the lpxA gene encoding acyl-ACP--UDP-N-acetylglucosamine O-acyltransferase, producing MNQPLAYVHPGAKIAKNVVIEPFTTIHNDVVIGDGTWIGSNVTIMEGARIGKNVSIFPGAVISAIPQDKKFEDEDTVTIIGDNTTIRECVTINRGTSDRGKTVIGNNCWIMAYCHIAHDCIVGDHCIFSNNSTLAGHITVGDHVVLAGMAAVQQFCQVGSHSFVTGGSLVRKDVPPYVKAGREPLSYVGINSVGLRRRGFQLEKIREIQDIFRILYQKNYNVSQAVEIIEAEMSATTERDEILEFIKNSKRGIMRGYLGSN
- a CDS encoding nuclear transport factor 2 family protein; translated protein: MSAAAKKLLNSFFDSSAFSDKSTYEQFIHPDLQVYWHSSTGYNVYDQSSYWELIESAAQSYESLRYDVSHMLSEKDEVVARYTLYVKTIENPNEEVPIGYFISIWKVQDGQLIECHQTSHPAI